The Megalops cyprinoides isolate fMegCyp1 chromosome 19, fMegCyp1.pri, whole genome shotgun sequence genome has a window encoding:
- the bcat2 gene encoding branched-chain-amino-acid aminotransferase, mitochondrial produces the protein MAALRTALHGRFSKSFPLTLGSLRFASSSFKASELTIERSSVNRPKPDPSSLVFGKQFSDHMLTINWSEKGGWEAPQIKPFQNLSLHPAASALHYSIELFEGMKAFRGVDNHVRLFRPMLNMQRMYRSAERSCLPLFEKAELLECIKKLVEVDQEWVPYSTDASLYIRPTFIGTEPSLGVSRACHALLFVIVGPVGPYFATGSFSPVSLLADPRFVRAWRGGVGEYKMGGNYGPTIAVQNEAVKQGAQQVLWLYGDQEEITEVGTMNLFIYWTTKGGERELVTPPLDGIILPGVTRQSLLDLAREWGEFKVTERTMGMNELLEALDAGRVLEVFGSGTACVVCPVGSLLYKGKTYEIPTMKNGPDLAKRFHKELTDIQYGRKKSDWAPLVV, from the exons ATGGCAGCTCTGAGGACG GCACTCCATGGACGGTTCAGTAAGTCCTTCCCCCTCACCTTGGGGTCCTTGCGTTTCGCCAGCTCCTCTTTCaag GCCTCAGAACTCACCATTGAACGCAGCAGCGTAAACAGGCCCAAGCCTGACCCCTCCTCCCTGGTGTTTGGCAAGCAGTTCTCTGACCACATGCTCACCATCAACTGGTCAGAGAAAGGGGGTTGGGAGGCACCCCAAATCAAGCCCTTCCAGAACCTCTCCCTGCATCCTGCTGCCTCTGCACTGCACTACTCCATAGAG CTGTTTGAAGGGATGAAGGCCTTCAGAGGGGTCGACAACCACGTCCGCCTCTTCCGACCCATGCTGAACATGCAGAGAATGTACAGGAGTGCGGAGAGGAGCTGTCTGCCT CTGTTTGAAAAAGCTGAGTTATTGGAGTGCATCAAGAAGCTGGTGGAGGTGGATCAGGAGTGGGTTCCTTACTCCACTGACGCAAGTCTCTACATAAGACCCACGTTCATCGGCACCGAG CCTTCCCTGGGGGTGTCGAGGGCATGTCATGCCctgctgtttgtcattgtgGGCCCTGTGGGACCATACTTTGCTACAGGCTCCTTCAGCCCGGTGTCATTGCTGGCAGACCCCAGATTTGTCAGGGCTTGGAGGGGTGGCGTCGGGGAGTACAAGATGGGAGG aaactaCGGGCCGACGATTGCGGTACAGAATGAGGCAGTGAAGCAGGGTGCTCAGCAGGTACTGTGGCTGTATGGAGACCAGGAGGAAATCACTGAAGTGGGAACCATGAACCTCTTCATCTACTGGACCACTAAGGGAGGAG AGAGAGAGTTGGTCACACCTCCTCTGGATGGCATCATCCTCCCAGGAGTCACCAGACAGTCACTGCTGGATCTGGCCCGAGAatgg GGGGAGTTTAAAGTGACGGAGCGGACCATGGGAATGAACGAGCTGCTGGAAGCTCTCGATGCTGGCCGTGTTCTGGAGGTTTTCGGGTCTGGTACTGCCTGTGTTGTCTGTCCTGTGGGCAGCCTACTCTACAAAGGAAAG ACCTACGAAATTCCAACCATGAAGAATGGTCCAGACTTGGCCAAGAGATTTCACAAAGAGCTGACCGATATACag TATGGACGGAAGAAGAGTGACTGGGCACCCCTGGTTGTTTAA
- the rps11 gene encoding 40S ribosomal protein S11: MADAQTERAYQKQPTIFQNKKRVLLGEGGGKEKLPRYHKSVGLGFKTPREAIEGTYIDKKCPFTGNVSIRGRILSGVVTKMKMQRTIVIRRDYLHYIRKYNRFEKRHKNMSVHLSPAFRDVQVGDIVTVGECRPLSKTVRFNVLKVTKAAGAKKQFQKF; the protein is encoded by the exons ATGGCGGACGCACAG ACCGAGAGGGCATACCAGAAGCAGCCCACCATCTTCCAGAACAAGAAGCGTGTTCTGCTAGGTGAGGGCGGTGGCAAAGAAAAGCTTCCCCGCTACCACAAGAGCGTCGGCCTGGGGTTCAAGACCCCCAGAGAG GCCATCGAAGGCACCTACATTGACAAGAAGTGCCCTTTCACTGGCAATGTGTCCATCCGTGGCCGCATCCTCTCCG GTGTGGTGACCAAGATGAAGATGCAGAGGACCATTGTGATTAGACGGGACTACCTGCACTACATCCGCAAGTACAACCGCTTTGAGAAGAGGCACAAGAACATGTCTGTCCACCTGTCACCTGCCTTCAG GGATGTGCAGGTAGGAGATATCGTGACCGTGGGAGAGTGCAGACCCCTCAGCAAAACAGTGAGGTTCAACGTTCTCAAGGTCACCAAGGCAGCTGGTGCCAAGAAACAGTTCCAGAAGTTCTAG
- the hsd17b14 gene encoding 17-beta-hydroxysteroid dehydrogenase 14, translating to MASALRYSDKVVIVTGGSKGIGKGIVRVFVENGAKVVFCARGVEAGQALEAELNGVGPGSSLFVSCDISKEEDIKRLILVTAERFGRIDCLVNNAGWHPPHKSIDETTADEFRDLLNLNLISYFLATKYALPYLRQCQGNVINVSSLVATIGQKHAVPYVATKGAIIAMTKAMAVDESQFKVRVNCISPGNVMTPLWEELASQSGNAAATIKAGEEAQLIGRMGTEAECGLAALFLASDASFCTGVDLLLSGGAELNYGHKSQIS from the exons ATGGCTAGTGCATTGCGCTATAGTGACAAAGTTGTCATTGTTACTGGAGGATCGAAGGGAATAGGAAAAGGAATCGTTCGAGTGTTTG ttgaAAATGGGGCCAAGGTTGTATTCTGTGCTAGGGGTG TGGAAGCAGGACAGGCTTTGGAAGCAGAACTAAACGGGGTGGGTCCTGGGTCAAGCTTGTTTGTGTCCTGTGACATCTCGAAGGAAGAGGACATCAAG AGGTTAATCTTGGTGACAGCTGAGCGCTTTGGTCGAATAGACTGCCTGGTCAATAATGCAGGATGGC ACCCTCCGCACAAGTCGATTGATGAAACCACAGCAGATGAATTCAGAGATCTTCTTAACCTCAATCTTATCAGCTACTTCCTCGCCACAAAG TACGCCCTCCCTTACCTCCGTCAGTGCCAGGGGAATGTCATTAATGTGTCCAGCCTGGTGGCCACCATTGGTCAGAAGCACGCTGTTCCATATGTCGCAACTAAG GGGGCGATCATTGCTATGACAAAAGCCATGGCTGTTGATGAGAGCCAGTTCAAAGTGAGAGTGAATTG CATCTCTCCCGGAAATGTAATGACTCCTTTGTGGGAAGAGCTAGCCTCTCAGTCCGGCAATGCTGCTGCCACCATCAAAGCAGGAGAGGAGGCCCAG CTGATTGGTCGAATGGGAACAGAAGCTGAGTGTGGATTGGCTGCCTTGTTCTTGGCTAGTGATGCATCATTCTGCACTGGTGTGGATTTGCTGCTAAGTGGAGGAGCAGAGCTTAACTATGGCCACAAGAGTCAGATCAGTTAA
- the LOC118794342 gene encoding apoptosis regulator BAX-like has product MAALSGGGDPGKGKDQILEVGTALLKDFIFERVRRYGDESTIVTRTQLGGTELCDPNHKKLAQCLQQIGDELDGNVQLQRMINDSALQPSKEVFGKVAYEIFSDGRFNWGRVVALFYFACRLVIKALVTNVPDIIRTIISWTVDYLRDHVINWIREQGGWDGIRSYFGTPTWQTVGVFLAGVLTTALVIRKM; this is encoded by the exons ATGGCTGCGTTGTCGGGAGGGGGTGATCCTG GTAAAGGGAAAGACCAGATATTAGAAGTGGGAACTGCCTTACTTAAAGA TTTCATCTTTGAACGTGTGCGTCGTTATGGGGATGAAAGTACCATTGTGACCCGTACCCAGCTGGGAGGAACTGAGCTGTGTGATCCCAACCACAAGAAGCTGGCACAGTGTCTGCAGCAGATTGGGGACGAGCTCGATGGCAATGTGCAATTACAGCG CATGATAAATGATAGTGCCCTCCAGCCTAGTAAAGAAGTATTTGGCAAGGTGGCCTATGAGATCTTCTCTGATGGAAGGTTCAACTGGGGCAGGGTGGTGGCACTCTTCTACTTTGCCTGTCGGCTGGTCATCAAG GCCCTAGTGACTAATGTCCCAGATATAATCCGCACCATCATCAGCTGGACGGTGGACTACCTTCGAGATCATGTGATAAACTGGATCAGGGAACAGGGTGGCTGG GATGGTATCAGATCGTACTTTGGCACCCCCACCtggcagacagtgggagtgttTCTGGCCGGAGTTCTCACCACAGCCCTAGTCATCCGCAAGATGTGA